The following proteins are encoded in a genomic region of Arachis stenosperma cultivar V10309 chromosome 4, arast.V10309.gnm1.PFL2, whole genome shotgun sequence:
- the LOC130975491 gene encoding uncharacterized protein LOC130975491, translated as MDRNTYAEQVSLSYNLLATIHLTQSQWNNHYCDYYSSGCLEAQLGVSGIIHYCCYYPGVTITDLEQAGQTTILATIQLTNEQKYVYDKVIDVVTKKKGGVFFLYGYGGTEKIFVWKTLASGLRSEKKIVLIVVSRGIVSLLLPGGRTTHSRLDKPFGGKTIVFGGDFRQILPVIPKGSRQDIVYATINSSYIWDSCKLLMLTKNMHLQAGGSNARSAKIKEFADLILSIGDGRCGTSLDGVDKVKISDDILINESDDPIFAICKATYLEMWERTNSDFQAEEHAILAHTLQLVDEINSYMMSLNPTKAQTYYSSDKACPIENNNDILASVHTHEFLNTIRCSGMPNHELTVKVGTPIILLRNIDHSVGLCNGTWLVVTKLSKHIIETKGISGKNAGQKVFIPRK; from the exons atggacagaaacacctaTGCAGAGCAAGTGAGTTTAAGCTACAACCTCCTTGCTACTATCCACTTAACCCAaagccagtggaataaccactactgcgaCTACTACTCAAGTGGGTGTTTAGAAGCTCAACTTGGAGTAAGTGGAATAATCCATTACtgctgctactacccaggcgtcacaatcacTGATCTGGAGCAAGCGGGACAAACTACTATCCTTGCTACTATccag CTGACAAATGAGCAGAAATATGTATATGACAAAGTAATAGATGTTGTAACCAAAAAGAAAGGCGGAGTTTTCTTCCTATATGGTTATGGTGGTACAGAAAAAATATTCGTTTGGAAGACATTGGCATCTGGGTTGAGATCAGAAAAGAAGATTGTTTTGATAGTTGTATCAAGGGGAATTGTTTCTCTTCTACTACCCGGTGGCAGGACAACCCACTCACG TCTTGATAAACCATTTGGAGGGAAGACAATTGTCTTTGGGGGTGACTTTAGGCAGATACTACCGGTTATACCAAAAGGTAGTAGACAAGACATTGTATATGCCACAATAAATTCGTCTTACATTTGGGATAGTTGCAAGTTATTGATGCTAACTAAAAACATGCATCTACAAGCGGGAGGCAGCAATGCAAGGTCCGCAAAAATAAAGGAATTTGCAGATTTGATATTAAGCATTGGAGATGGAAGATGTGGAACATCTCTAGATGGAGTTGATAAAGTTAAAATTTCAGATGACATCCTCATAAATGAGTCAGATGATCCTATATTTGCTATTTGTAAGGCAACTTATCTGGAGATGTGGGAAAGAACAAACAGTGATTTTCAAGCTGAGGAGCATGCTATTCTGGCACATACCTTGcaattggtggacgaaattaaTAGCTACATGATGAGTTTGAATCCTACCAAAGCACAAACTTATTACAGCAGTGACAAAGCGTGTCCAATAGAGAACAACAATGACATTCTGGCATCAGTACACACTCATGAATTCTTAAACACAATTAGGTGTTCGGGCATGCCAAACCATGAGTTAACAGTCAAGGTAGGGACACCTATTATATTACTAAGGAACATTGACCATTCTGTTGGACTATGCAATGGTACTTGGTTGGTTGTTACTAAGCTTAGTAAACACATAATAGAAACAAAAGGTATCTCAGGAAAAAACGCAGGTCAAAAAGTATTCATCCCTAGAAAATGA